In the genome of Egicoccus sp. AB-alg2, the window GGTGCAGCCGGTCGACGCCCCCCGCCCGGGCGACGATGGCCCCGCCGACCCGGACCACGATGCCGCCTCCCGCCCCGACGAGGATGGCACCACCCGCCCCGACGACCCCGACGCCTCGCCGGACGGCTGATCGACCCGTCGGCGGTGTCACCTCGTTGGCCCGCGGCCGGCCGGCCCGCTACCGTCGTCCGGGCCCGCTGCGGCGTGGCCCCCGAAGCAGCCCTCGCCCCTCGCGCGCTCCCAGGAGGCCCCGCAGGTGGTCAAGTACATCTTCGTGACGGGTGGCGTCGCCTCGGCGCTCGGCAAGGGCATCACCGCCGCCTCGCTCGGACGGCTGCTGAAGGCACGCGGCCTGCGGGTCACCATGCAGAAGCTCGACCCGTACCTCAACGTCGACCCCGGCACGATGAACCCGTTCGAGCACGGCGAGGTGTTCGTCACCGACGACGGCGGCGAGACCGACCTCGACCTCGGCCACTACGAGCGGTTCATCGACGAGAACCTGCACCGCGGCTCGTCGGTGTCCTCCGGGCAGATCTGGTTGTCGGTCATCAACAAGGAACGCCGCGGCGACTACCTCGGCAAGACCGTCCAGGTCATCCCGCACATCACCGACGAGATCAAGGCCCGCATCCACGACGTCGCGGGCGCCGGTGGTGACGAGGTCGACGTCGTCATCACCGAGGTCGGCGGGACCGTCGGCGACATCGAGGGCCTGCCGTTCCTGGAGGCGATCCGCCAGCTGCGCTACGACGTCGGTCGCGACAACATCTGCTACGTGCACTGCGCCCTGGTGCCCTACATCTCGGCCTCGAACGAGCTGAAGACCAAGCCGGCGCAGCACTCCGTCCGTGAACTGCGCGCCGTCGGTATCCAGCCCGACGTGCTCGTGCTGCGCAGCGACCGCGACCTCGAGGAAGGCCTGCGCCGCAAGGTGGCGCTGCAGTGCGACGTCGAGGTGGATGCGGTCATCGCCTCGGTCGACCGCTCGTCGCTGTACGAGGTGCCGCTCGGCATGCGCGAGGAAGGGCTCGACCGGGTCGTGGCCAAGCGACTGGGGTTGCCCGACGTGACGCCCGACCTGTCGGAGTGGGAGGCGCTGGTCGGACGGGTGCAGTCCGCCCGCGAGACCGTGACGATCGCCATCGTCGGCAAGTACGTCGACCTACCGGACGCGTACCTCTCGGTCGTGGAGAGCCTGCGCCACGGAGGCCTCGCGCACGGCACCGACGTCGAGCTGCGGTGGATCGCCAGCGACGACCTCAGTCCCGTCGACCACGCCGACGCGGCGGAGACGGTCGCCCGCAAGCTCGCGGACGTGGACGGGCTGCTCGTCCCCGGCGGGTTCGGCGTGCGCGGCGTCGAAGGCAAGATCGCCGCGATCCGCTACGCCCGCGAGCACGCCATCCCGTTCCTCGGCCTGTGCCTCGGGCTGCAGTCGGCGGTCATCGAATTCGCCCGCAACGTCGCCGGGCTGCCGTTCGCCCACTCCTCGGAGTTCGAGCCGAACTCGCCCGACCCCGTCATCGACCTGATGCACGACCAGCGGGACGTGACGGACAAG includes:
- a CDS encoding CTP synthase; the encoded protein is MVKYIFVTGGVASALGKGITAASLGRLLKARGLRVTMQKLDPYLNVDPGTMNPFEHGEVFVTDDGGETDLDLGHYERFIDENLHRGSSVSSGQIWLSVINKERRGDYLGKTVQVIPHITDEIKARIHDVAGAGGDEVDVVITEVGGTVGDIEGLPFLEAIRQLRYDVGRDNICYVHCALVPYISASNELKTKPAQHSVRELRAVGIQPDVLVLRSDRDLEEGLRRKVALQCDVEVDAVIASVDRSSLYEVPLGMREEGLDRVVAKRLGLPDVTPDLSEWEALVGRVQSARETVTIAIVGKYVDLPDAYLSVVESLRHGGLAHGTDVELRWIASDDLSPVDHADAAETVARKLADVDGLLVPGGFGVRGVEGKIAAIRYAREHAIPFLGLCLGLQSAVIEFARNVAGLPFAHSSEFEPNSPDPVIDLMHDQRDVTDKGGTMRLGSYPAKLRPGTQTRKAYGDEPVIYERHRHRFEVNNRYRQRLEEAGLVFSGLSPDDRLVEFIELPDHPWFVATQAHPELKSRPNRPHPLFDGFVGAALQRRRETSGRLPVEIDGELGDGANQLDEPTAAELAEAVGRDGLSDSLSGARD